The proteins below come from a single Candidatus Bathyarchaeota archaeon genomic window:
- a CDS encoding cytochrome B5, which produces MKNFSVSELKEFNGKNGKPAYVGYKGKVYDVSDSSQWGEGEHLGHMAGEDLTEMMDMAPHSEEVMERMKAVGTLT; this is translated from the coding sequence ATGAAGAATTTTTCAGTCAGCGAGCTTAAGGAGTTCAACGGAAAAAACGGTAAACCCGCCTACGTCGGCTACAAGGGCAAAGTCTATGATGTATCAGATTCGTCCCAGTGGGGCGAAGGCGAGCATCTGGGACACATGGCCGGCGAAGACTTAACCGAAATGATGGATATGGCCCCGCATAGCGAAGAAGTTATGGAACGCATGAAAGCTGTGGGTACATTAACCTAA
- a CDS encoding SufD family Fe-S cluster assembly protein, which translates to MQNESDLTKIPHAILQEAQRAGLETSEKNRSGTFVHLNQQTVASKINELYEGKLELMDIKDALKKYPWLEEYRWKLVDKNKDEYTKRVAEDYSGGYFMRIMKGAEIAFPLQSCLLITQRNLEQRVHNIIIAEEDSKAHIITSCVQHSSVPNASHLGISEIYVKKSAMLNFTMIHQWSEQTLVRPRSAAQVDDNATFISNYVCMQPVRDTQMYPVAYCKGENSRVSFNSILYGHKNSLLDIGSKAVLTGRDSKAEMVSRAITREGSKMIIRGMIEGHTPDCKGHLECKGLVMDNESFMQSIPELIATKKGVEITHEAAVGKISEKEITYLMTRRLSREQAVSLIIRGFMDVGILGLPDSLNKEIKKIVDSSAEAE; encoded by the coding sequence ATGCAAAATGAAAGCGACTTAACCAAGATTCCCCATGCAATCCTCCAAGAAGCCCAAAGAGCCGGGCTTGAAACCTCGGAGAAGAACCGTTCAGGAACCTTTGTCCACCTAAACCAGCAGACCGTGGCCTCCAAAATTAACGAGCTCTACGAGGGCAAACTTGAACTCATGGACATCAAAGACGCGCTTAAAAAGTATCCTTGGCTGGAGGAGTACCGCTGGAAACTAGTTGACAAAAACAAGGATGAATACACCAAGAGGGTGGCGGAGGACTACAGCGGCGGCTACTTCATGCGGATAATGAAGGGCGCAGAAATCGCTTTTCCACTGCAGAGTTGCCTTTTGATTACCCAACGCAACCTCGAGCAGCGCGTCCACAACATCATCATCGCCGAGGAAGACTCCAAAGCCCACATAATAACCAGTTGCGTGCAGCATTCAAGCGTACCTAACGCATCCCATCTGGGTATTTCTGAAATCTACGTGAAGAAGAGCGCTATGCTTAACTTCACCATGATTCACCAGTGGAGCGAGCAGACGCTGGTGCGCCCCAGAAGCGCCGCCCAAGTCGACGATAACGCCACCTTCATCTCAAACTATGTATGCATGCAGCCAGTCCGCGATACCCAGATGTACCCGGTTGCCTACTGCAAGGGCGAAAACAGCCGCGTCAGCTTTAACAGCATCCTCTATGGCCACAAAAACAGCCTCCTTGACATTGGCTCCAAAGCCGTACTAACAGGCAGAGACAGCAAAGCAGAGATGGTGAGCCGCGCCATCACCCGCGAGGGCTCCAAGATGATTATCCGCGGCATGATAGAGGGACACACCCCCGACTGCAAGGGACACCTGGAATGCAAGGGCTTAGTTATGGATAACGAATCCTTCATGCAATCCATCCCCGAGCTCATCGCAACCAAGAAGGGCGTGGAGATCACCCATGAGGCAGCGGTGGGCAAAATCAGTGAGAAAGAAATCACCTATCTGATGACGCGGCGGCTGAGCCGTGAACAGGCGGTTTCACTGATTATCCGGGGCTTCATGGACGTGGGTATCCTTGGGTTGCCTGATTCGCTGAATAAGGAAATCAAGAAGATCGTGGATTCGTCGGCGGAGGCAGAATAG
- a CDS encoding methyl-accepting chemotaxis protein — MTQEPKEKKRSEQSSQVEKLQAENRILQEKNQELRKQIIEVLKETIESAENISAKADETIQNAAVAADLAYQAEQAAIKVAELVTGANEVVSRVTLNARNVEQVADKVAQNADGASKATARVAEMGKEAAYVSNQMALGMQQVSTASQQVSIGAQKLAELSQDAARSSEALKRVMDEAGVIAKEASTVTEDALKKSKEANEKSQQGLVAIENIKGNITRVSEAVTSMVNSVDQVGLMANSVSDIAGQTNMLALNAAIEAARAGEAGRGFAVVADAVKGLAGQSKEAAGSAIKLVKGIKEAGMQTSSITQQSQVGAAEGANVVLGAIKESEGIGKIMGEMTGKVTNLANGVERGLGALSSVVRTIEEVASIAEESSSASEEASSAVEEQTASSQQVASIAKDVSSTAEQVQQVTSGVVVEAKDMAKLAQGVVSDAGQVEESAKLILEQAETVGKNNNTVVVEVTKMAEVTENMKNDLISAIEHRKSLLNRFLEEYNVN; from the coding sequence ATGACCCAAGAGCCCAAGGAAAAGAAAAGGTCCGAACAATCAAGTCAGGTTGAAAAACTTCAAGCTGAAAACAGAATTCTCCAAGAGAAAAATCAGGAATTAAGAAAACAAATCATCGAAGTTCTCAAAGAAACCATCGAAAGCGCAGAGAACATAAGCGCTAAAGCCGACGAAACCATCCAGAACGCCGCGGTAGCCGCAGACCTTGCCTACCAAGCAGAGCAGGCAGCCATAAAAGTCGCTGAGCTCGTCACAGGCGCAAACGAGGTAGTGAGCCGGGTCACGCTTAACGCAAGAAACGTCGAGCAAGTCGCCGATAAGGTAGCGCAAAACGCCGACGGCGCATCCAAAGCCACCGCTAGGGTAGCTGAGATGGGCAAAGAAGCCGCCTACGTCTCCAACCAGATGGCCTTGGGAATGCAGCAGGTCAGCACCGCCTCCCAGCAGGTCTCCATCGGAGCCCAGAAGCTAGCGGAGTTATCTCAGGACGCGGCTAGAAGCAGCGAAGCCCTCAAAAGAGTCATGGATGAAGCCGGGGTAATCGCTAAGGAAGCATCAACAGTCACTGAGGATGCGCTAAAAAAATCCAAAGAAGCCAACGAAAAAAGCCAACAGGGATTGGTGGCTATCGAGAACATAAAAGGCAACATCACCCGGGTCTCCGAAGCAGTTACCTCCATGGTTAACTCCGTCGATCAAGTCGGATTGATGGCTAACTCGGTTTCGGACATCGCAGGCCAAACTAACATGCTGGCACTCAACGCAGCCATCGAAGCCGCACGCGCAGGCGAAGCAGGACGCGGATTCGCAGTGGTCGCCGACGCAGTTAAGGGCCTAGCGGGACAATCTAAAGAAGCCGCCGGCTCAGCCATAAAGTTAGTGAAGGGCATCAAGGAAGCCGGCATGCAGACCAGCAGCATAACCCAGCAGTCACAGGTGGGAGCCGCGGAAGGAGCCAACGTGGTTTTAGGCGCCATCAAAGAATCCGAGGGCATAGGCAAAATCATGGGTGAAATGACTGGCAAAGTAACGAACCTTGCAAACGGCGTTGAACGTGGACTTGGCGCCTTAAGTTCGGTGGTTAGAACCATCGAGGAAGTCGCCAGTATCGCTGAGGAAAGCAGTTCAGCCTCAGAGGAAGCTTCCTCCGCGGTGGAGGAGCAGACAGCCTCGTCTCAGCAGGTGGCAAGTATAGCTAAGGATGTTTCATCGACTGCAGAGCAGGTGCAGCAGGTTACCAGCGGCGTCGTGGTTGAAGCTAAAGACATGGCTAAGCTTGCCCAAGGGGTCGTCAGCGACGCGGGGCAAGTTGAGGAATCCGCTAAGCTAATCCTGGAGCAGGCAGAGACCGTTGGCAAAAACAACAATACAGTGGTTGTGGAAGTCACCAAGATGGCGGAGGTCACTGAGAACATGAAAAACGACCTTATCTCAGCCATCGAGCACCGAAAAAGCCTCCTTAACCGCTTCCTCGAGGAATACAACGTCAACTAA
- a CDS encoding G1 family endopeptidase, with amino-acid sequence MFVVRRRVFFLAAIWVLLLLVSLSLLSMLEAVFSRDPDSHTVVSVGWAGYVVSKSFNEQREVTGISAEWIVPYVNTSAGNGYSSAWIGIGGQSDKTLIQVGTEHDVLDGKEFYSAWYELLPEYAIRITEFVVNPGDKIFASIMLVNPETNEWNIHLGDVTNGHVYNRNFYYNSTCASGEWIVERALVNGQIADLANFGSLTFQDCQIDLNKSEGSICNFTYSKVHMANQQLDRLASASQLSADGASFSVHYTMSN; translated from the coding sequence ATGTTTGTGGTTAGGCGGCGTGTCTTCTTTTTAGCTGCAATCTGGGTGCTGCTGCTGTTGGTGTCTCTGTCCCTGCTTTCTATGCTTGAGGCAGTATTCAGCCGCGACCCTGATAGTCACACAGTAGTAAGTGTAGGCTGGGCAGGATATGTGGTGTCAAAAAGCTTCAACGAGCAACGTGAAGTCACCGGCATCAGCGCCGAATGGATTGTGCCCTACGTAAACACCTCTGCTGGGAACGGTTACTCTTCAGCATGGATAGGCATCGGGGGGCAATCAGATAAGACCCTGATTCAGGTTGGAACCGAACATGACGTTTTAGACGGCAAAGAATTCTACAGCGCATGGTATGAGCTTCTCCCCGAATACGCCATACGAATCACCGAATTCGTCGTGAACCCCGGAGACAAAATATTTGCCTCGATAATGCTGGTTAACCCCGAAACCAACGAATGGAACATACACCTTGGCGATGTAACCAACGGACATGTCTATAACCGTAACTTCTACTACAACTCAACCTGCGCTTCAGGCGAATGGATCGTGGAGCGCGCGCTAGTTAACGGGCAAATCGCCGACTTAGCCAACTTCGGTTCATTGACCTTTCAAGACTGCCAAATAGACCTCAACAAATCCGAGGGGTCCATATGCAACTTCACCTACTCCAAAGTCCACATGGCAAACCAGCAGCTTGACAGGTTAGCTTCAGCCTCTCAACTGAGCGCGGACGGCGCAAGCTTCTCGGTACATTACACAATGAGCAACTAG
- a CDS encoding SDR family oxidoreductase, with translation MFDLSGKVALVTGAGRGIGKEIALALARSGADVAVSDIADAVFETAKEIQAKCANVNAFAAKCDVSNFAQAETAKNQLLSKLGRVDLLINNAGIYPQKPFVEMTQEDWDKVIQVNLNGVFHCTKVFLPGMVERKYGKIVNLSSISGPVVAFPNLVHYSASKGAISGFTRALALEMAGHGINVNAVAPGPIDVGGAEANQSMYEQVIRAIPMGHMGKPSDVAALVLFLVSDEANFITGQTIVTDGGYTLQ, from the coding sequence ATGTTTGATTTAAGCGGTAAAGTCGCCTTAGTCACCGGCGCCGGACGCGGCATAGGAAAAGAGATCGCCCTTGCCCTCGCGCGGTCAGGAGCAGACGTTGCCGTATCGGATATTGCAGATGCAGTTTTTGAAACCGCCAAAGAAATCCAAGCTAAATGCGCAAACGTAAATGCCTTCGCCGCAAAATGTGACGTATCCAACTTTGCCCAAGCAGAAACCGCCAAAAACCAGCTGCTATCAAAGCTCGGCAGAGTAGACTTACTCATCAACAACGCAGGCATCTACCCCCAGAAGCCCTTTGTGGAGATGACTCAGGAAGACTGGGATAAAGTCATTCAGGTGAACCTCAACGGCGTCTTTCACTGCACCAAAGTGTTTCTGCCCGGGATGGTTGAGCGCAAATACGGCAAAATCGTGAATCTCTCCTCGATATCGGGTCCAGTGGTGGCTTTTCCCAACCTAGTCCATTACTCCGCCAGCAAAGGAGCCATATCCGGCTTCACCCGGGCATTGGCTCTTGAGATGGCAGGGCATGGCATAAACGTGAATGCGGTGGCGCCTGGTCCCATAGACGTTGGCGGCGCGGAAGCCAACCAGTCCATGTATGAGCAGGTGATAAGGGCAATTCCGATGGGGCACATGGGCAAACCCTCTGATGTAGCGGCGCTGGTGCTGTTTCTGGTAAGCGACGAAGCAAATTTCATCACTGGACAAACCATCGTGACCGACGGCGGCTACACCCTCCAGTAG
- the sufC gene encoding Fe-S cluster assembly ATPase SufC — translation MDMLEVKNLSVKVEGKLILNDLNFNLKEAASHILFGPNGSGKTTLISTLMGLPGYEVASGRIFFNGQDITEKGVDERAKLGIIVSFQNPPEITGVKLGDLLKLCLGKTASDEFSAEEKAQIEAFRLTNFLSRDVNMGFSGGERKRSEILQLIFLKPKLLLLDEPDSGVDVESLRMIATEIQKYVEGSGASALIITHKGDILEYIKASYGCILLRGQFHCFKDPMRIYNDIKEMGYEECVACRIRTSEGWKNAK, via the coding sequence ATGGATATGCTTGAAGTCAAAAACTTATCCGTGAAGGTTGAAGGCAAACTGATTCTAAACGACCTCAACTTCAACCTCAAAGAAGCCGCCAGCCACATCCTCTTCGGCCCCAACGGCTCAGGAAAAACCACCCTTATCAGCACCCTGATGGGTTTACCGGGCTACGAAGTAGCCTCAGGAAGGATTTTCTTCAACGGCCAAGACATCACCGAAAAAGGCGTTGACGAACGCGCCAAGCTGGGCATTATCGTGAGCTTCCAGAATCCGCCTGAAATCACCGGTGTCAAGCTGGGCGACCTCTTGAAGCTCTGTTTGGGCAAAACCGCCTCTGATGAGTTCAGTGCAGAGGAGAAGGCGCAGATAGAAGCGTTCCGCCTAACCAACTTCCTTAGCCGCGACGTCAACATGGGTTTCAGCGGCGGCGAACGCAAACGCTCCGAGATACTGCAGCTTATCTTTCTAAAACCTAAGTTGCTTCTGCTCGATGAGCCTGATTCAGGGGTGGATGTGGAGAGTCTTCGGATGATAGCTACTGAAATCCAAAAGTACGTTGAAGGCTCAGGTGCCTCGGCGTTGATAATCACGCATAAAGGCGACATTTTAGAGTACATCAAAGCATCCTACGGCTGCATCCTTTTGAGGGGGCAATTCCACTGCTTCAAGGATCCCATGCGCATCTACAACGACATCAAAGAGATGGGCTATGAGGAATGCGTAGCATGCAGGATAAGAACAAGTGAGGGCTGGAAAAATGCAAAATGA
- a CDS encoding ferritin-like domain-containing protein: MAVKVTTEYIDLLNRAVERELAVSVQYILQHGKMEKLIRKTIPENILLDKTTYDAVGKFLRDIAIQEMKHAANIMERIYYLGGQATTKAGKPVIGNSISEFAKLGVKAEEEAMALYREIIVASGQIGDWKTRELFEKIYEEEEAHLFKFQEYTGFQDEKDEPSKVALPEWRKIYTDDYFALLNKAVSAEITGIVQYTNQHEKAAFLQLRKKDTALEAVTETNKADVVSKLLKSVFMQEMDHLEKISERIYLLEGEAAAKPDPLPVVGETSQDFLALDHKLESDTIALYRKIIAKALELGDTTTRRMFEDIIIQEEEHFWTFDDYVK, encoded by the coding sequence ATGGCTGTTAAAGTAACTACAGAGTATATAGACCTGCTTAACCGCGCAGTCGAACGTGAATTAGCCGTGTCCGTCCAGTATATTCTTCAGCATGGAAAAATGGAGAAGCTTATCCGCAAAACCATTCCTGAAAACATCCTTTTGGACAAAACAACCTATGACGCCGTCGGCAAATTCCTCCGAGACATCGCCATCCAAGAGATGAAGCACGCAGCAAACATTATGGAGCGCATCTACTACCTCGGCGGGCAAGCAACAACCAAAGCCGGCAAGCCAGTCATCGGCAACAGCATCAGCGAATTCGCCAAGCTTGGCGTAAAAGCCGAGGAGGAAGCCATGGCGCTCTACCGAGAAATCATCGTTGCCTCCGGGCAAATCGGCGACTGGAAAACCCGTGAACTCTTCGAGAAAATCTACGAGGAAGAAGAAGCGCACCTCTTCAAATTCCAAGAGTACACGGGCTTCCAAGACGAAAAAGACGAGCCAAGCAAAGTGGCGCTGCCGGAGTGGCGAAAAATCTACACCGATGACTACTTTGCGTTGCTCAACAAAGCGGTCTCAGCGGAAATCACCGGTATCGTACAGTACACTAACCAGCATGAGAAAGCCGCGTTTCTGCAGCTTCGCAAGAAAGACACCGCATTGGAGGCAGTGACGGAAACCAACAAAGCAGATGTGGTCAGCAAACTCCTCAAGTCCGTCTTCATGCAGGAGATGGATCATCTTGAAAAAATCAGCGAACGCATCTACCTCCTTGAGGGTGAAGCCGCAGCTAAACCGGATCCGTTGCCAGTGGTCGGCGAAACCTCTCAGGATTTCTTGGCGTTGGATCATAAGCTGGAAAGCGACACCATCGCGCTCTACCGCAAAATAATCGCTAAAGCACTTGAACTCGGCGACACCACCACAAGACGCATGTTCGAAGACATCATTATCCAAGAAGAGGAGCACTTCTGGACATTCGACGACTACGTAAAATAG
- a CDS encoding GNAT family N-acetyltransferase encodes MGRADFEFAVDLANTMNWNMATEDFEFMRLLEPDGLFLLVDGEEKLGIATAVSYGEVGWFGNLIVKKECRREGGGGILVEHAINFLHGRGVQTIGLYAYPHLTSFYARLGFNVDKDFLVMHTDQAGEVASQKLPPIEIHDLPKVCALDRACFGGDRTRLLQTILLHDDNIAFKFVEKAELKGYIAATVYPTLAWIGPLICQVQRRDAARLLVKAALSRLGGKTAYAVVSKADVDLMEVLGEAGFRQDFSVTRMFLGQLSAKNCIYMAESLERG; translated from the coding sequence ATGGGCAGGGCTGATTTTGAGTTCGCGGTAGACTTAGCCAACACTATGAATTGGAACATGGCAACCGAAGACTTTGAGTTCATGAGGTTGCTTGAGCCAGACGGTTTGTTCCTTCTCGTCGACGGCGAAGAGAAGCTGGGGATAGCCACTGCGGTCAGCTACGGAGAAGTCGGTTGGTTCGGCAACTTGATAGTAAAAAAAGAATGCCGCAGAGAAGGCGGCGGAGGCATCCTTGTAGAGCACGCAATCAACTTTTTACACGGCAGAGGCGTCCAAACAATCGGGCTCTACGCTTACCCCCACCTCACCAGTTTCTATGCCCGCCTGGGCTTCAACGTTGACAAAGACTTCTTGGTGATGCACACCGATCAAGCTGGCGAGGTGGCTTCACAAAAACTTCCCCCCATCGAAATACACGATTTACCCAAGGTATGCGCATTAGACAGGGCATGCTTCGGAGGCGACAGGACACGGCTGCTCCAAACCATACTCCTCCACGACGACAACATAGCCTTCAAATTCGTCGAAAAGGCCGAGTTAAAAGGGTATATTGCAGCAACGGTTTATCCGACGTTGGCATGGATTGGACCCCTAATCTGTCAGGTCCAAAGACGCGACGCTGCGCGTCTGCTCGTCAAAGCTGCCCTCTCCCGTTTAGGCGGCAAAACAGCGTATGCAGTGGTCTCCAAAGCCGATGTGGATCTGATGGAGGTTTTGGGTGAAGCAGGGTTTAGGCAGGATTTCTCTGTGACACGCATGTTTCTTGGGCAATTGTCAGCAAAAAATTGTATATACATGGCTGAATCTTTAGAGAGAGGCTAA
- a CDS encoding CDGSH iron-sulfur domain-containing protein — MGGNNQAMKITVTRNGPYLVSGNIPLYEMIIKCGQGNIPSEWVVGKKFSATQTYLLCRCGQSKNKPFCDGTHAKTGFDGTETSPDLPFLDMAKSIDGPNLHLDDAEGLCASARFCHRGGDIWDEIAKSDDPQTKANSIRNECDCPSGRLVLVDKETGVTVEPQLEKSIGVILDPAVGVLGPLWVRGGVPVYSAGGKAYHIRNRVTLCRCGKSQNKPFCDSSHYPEEYQEVKR; from the coding sequence TTGGGAGGCAACAATCAAGCAATGAAAATAACAGTCACCAGAAACGGTCCCTACCTTGTCAGCGGAAACATACCACTCTACGAGATGATAATCAAATGCGGCCAAGGAAACATCCCCTCAGAATGGGTGGTTGGAAAAAAATTTTCTGCGACCCAAACGTATCTGCTGTGCCGCTGCGGCCAAAGCAAAAACAAGCCCTTCTGTGACGGTACACACGCAAAAACCGGCTTCGACGGAACCGAAACCAGCCCCGACTTGCCCTTCTTGGATATGGCAAAGTCCATCGATGGTCCAAATCTGCATCTTGATGACGCTGAGGGTCTATGTGCCTCCGCTCGGTTCTGCCACCGGGGCGGCGACATCTGGGATGAAATCGCCAAATCCGACGACCCCCAAACCAAAGCAAACAGCATCCGAAACGAATGCGACTGCCCTTCAGGTCGCCTTGTCCTGGTCGACAAGGAAACGGGCGTGACAGTTGAACCGCAGCTTGAGAAATCCATCGGCGTCATCCTTGACCCCGCTGTCGGCGTTTTAGGTCCGCTGTGGGTCAGGGGCGGCGTCCCAGTTTATTCCGCCGGCGGCAAAGCCTACCATATCCGCAATCGGGTGACGCTTTGTCGCTGTGGCAAATCACAAAACAAGCCCTTCTGTGACAGCAGCCACTACCCCGAAGAGTACCAAGAGGTGAAACGATGA
- a CDS encoding DUF996 domain-containing protein: MSLESGKKLGFTASILNIVVPPIMVVAVVVFFTSLFSSFLTSIFGGAPSAPTSFALITAFLGLAIVAGILALAAYILFLIAMHRLSKYYNEPVIFKNILRALIIQIIFVVVAVAVVVAFSAISSVSIASASTTAVRSFILSLLGIYAVILLVSFALSIYYGLLYKRSFDRLAEKSGVEDFRTTGLLYLIGSVLAIIGIGGLIVWIAWIFAALGYRKLAPASPAPAPFTYSTYPAPLNEQSKRCSVCGAENSPDSAYCRSCGRQIQ; the protein is encoded by the coding sequence GTGTCGCTTGAATCAGGCAAAAAACTTGGGTTTACCGCAAGCATTCTCAACATAGTTGTTCCTCCAATAATGGTTGTTGCCGTCGTTGTATTCTTCACCTCATTATTCAGTTCATTCTTAACTTCCATATTTGGGGGAGCACCGTCTGCACCGACAAGCTTTGCCCTCATAACTGCCTTTTTAGGACTCGCGATTGTTGCTGGCATCTTAGCCCTTGCAGCCTACATACTATTCCTCATAGCTATGCATCGCCTATCAAAATATTACAATGAACCCGTCATCTTCAAGAATATTCTTCGAGCTCTCATTATCCAAATCATTTTCGTAGTGGTTGCAGTGGCGGTTGTAGTTGCTTTTTCCGCAATTTCGTCAGTCAGCATAGCTTCTGCATCCACCACCGCTGTTCGCTCTTTCATATTGAGCCTGCTGGGGATTTACGCAGTTATACTGCTAGTAAGCTTCGCCTTATCTATTTACTACGGGTTACTCTACAAACGCTCCTTTGACCGGTTGGCAGAGAAGTCGGGAGTAGAGGACTTCAGAACCACCGGGCTGCTCTACTTAATCGGGTCAGTGCTCGCAATCATTGGCATCGGAGGCTTAATCGTCTGGATTGCATGGATCTTTGCAGCCCTAGGATACCGCAAGCTTGCACCGGCATCACCCGCGCCGGCGCCGTTTACTTATTCAACCTACCCAGCGCCCCTCAATGAGCAAAGCAAACGTTGTTCTGTGTGTGGCGCAGAGAACAGCCCCGACTCAGCCTATTGCCGATCCTGTGGCAGGCAAATCCAGTAG
- a CDS encoding DUF1697 domain-containing protein, translated as MTRYVAFLRGINVGGHTVKKETLQKIYESLGYQDVSVYRQSGNVIFQTPKENTQEIKTQAQSALKATLGYDVAVLLRTLPQLKAIIDSNPFYGQGCEGTRFLVTFLPAAPDAFPLLLPYTIPKSTAEIIGANSAEVFSVTHGGGEGALPNPFLEKVLKVKATTRNLNVIKEIAKRFS; from the coding sequence ATGACTCGCTACGTCGCTTTTCTACGGGGAATCAACGTCGGCGGACACACCGTTAAGAAGGAAACGCTGCAGAAAATCTATGAATCATTAGGGTACCAGGACGTTTCCGTCTACAGGCAAAGCGGCAACGTAATCTTCCAAACCCCAAAAGAAAACACCCAAGAAATCAAAACCCAAGCCCAAAGCGCCCTCAAAGCCACTTTAGGCTATGATGTAGCGGTTCTCTTACGAACATTACCGCAGCTAAAAGCCATAATAGACTCCAACCCCTTCTATGGCCAAGGTTGCGAAGGCACAAGGTTTCTGGTAACTTTCCTGCCTGCTGCCCCGGATGCTTTTCCGCTGCTGTTGCCTTATACAATTCCCAAGTCTACCGCAGAAATAATCGGGGCCAACTCCGCTGAGGTTTTCAGTGTCACACATGGCGGCGGCGAAGGAGCGTTGCCTAATCCTTTCTTGGAGAAAGTCCTCAAAGTTAAGGCGACAACCAGAAACCTGAATGTAATAAAGGAAATAGCCAAACGCTTCAGTTAG
- a CDS encoding thioredoxin family protein, whose amino-acid sequence MNQKEDDGDVERQWNSKERAYVLFYASWCPHSQRFLPVFEEYSKANPDECVEVMIDYRSDLCDKYGIEYYPTVLLFKKGKVQKRLDAKPGLGLTREQLYELAASPS is encoded by the coding sequence ATGAACCAAAAAGAAGACGACGGCGACGTAGAGCGGCAGTGGAACAGTAAAGAGCGGGCATATGTGCTTTTTTATGCCTCTTGGTGTCCCCATTCCCAGCGGTTCCTACCCGTTTTTGAGGAGTACTCCAAAGCAAACCCTGATGAATGCGTCGAAGTCATGATTGACTACCGCTCAGATCTATGCGATAAATACGGCATCGAATACTACCCCACCGTGCTGCTTTTCAAAAAAGGAAAAGTGCAGAAAAGACTCGATGCTAAACCCGGTTTAGGCTTAACCCGAGAGCAACTCTACGAACTCGCTGCTAGTCCAAGCTGA
- a CDS encoding Hsp20/alpha crystallin family protein, with amino-acid sequence MSEDKKKMYYYGGKEKPAGEVKKNHEVTPYVVGDIQSDLDRLMNRFQRDFEDFWDTSSRFGREMTQKARASVVPFTGMPSVDLEDEGKDFRLTVDLPGFKKEDVQVEVADDVVTINAKHTQLENEQKKNYVRHERSAQTFYRRIQLPEAVRSDDSNAKLNDGILEITLPKKAPKETKKLSIT; translated from the coding sequence TTGTCTGAGGATAAAAAGAAAATGTACTACTACGGCGGAAAAGAGAAGCCCGCCGGCGAAGTCAAGAAGAACCATGAAGTTACCCCCTACGTTGTGGGTGACATTCAAAGCGATTTAGACAGGCTGATGAACAGGTTCCAGAGGGACTTCGAAGACTTCTGGGATACCTCCTCAAGGTTTGGCCGAGAAATGACACAGAAAGCACGCGCCTCCGTGGTACCCTTCACAGGGATGCCCTCGGTGGATCTGGAAGATGAAGGAAAAGATTTCCGTTTAACCGTAGATTTGCCCGGCTTCAAAAAAGAGGACGTGCAGGTGGAAGTCGCCGACGACGTCGTAACCATAAACGCAAAGCACACCCAACTGGAGAACGAGCAGAAAAAGAATTACGTGCGCCATGAACGTTCAGCGCAGACTTTTTACCGCAGAATCCAGCTGCCGGAAGCCGTCCGCTCCGATGACTCCAACGCCAAACTAAACGATGGCATACTCGAAATCACCCTGCCCAAAAAGGCGCCTAAAGAAACCAAAAAACTCTCGATAACCTAA